The Microtus ochrogaster isolate Prairie Vole_2 unplaced genomic scaffold, MicOch1.0 UNK3, whole genome shotgun sequence region TCTCTTCCTTGGACCGCCCGCGGAGCAGAAAGTGAGCGGCCGGTCCTTCTCTGCAgcaaggaaggggggggggtgtaaatGGGTCTTTAGCAAATAAAGGGCCATCGGAGAGGGGTGGGTTCTTCAGTGATGATTCTGGCAGGTCCAAGCCTAGTCCTCTCCTGGGTGTCCAGCTCTTTCGCAGTTAACGAGAATCAATTACTTGACTTGTCATTTCTAGTACTCATCCTTAAGCTTCAACCAAAATATTGACCTAGGAGGCTTACAGAAGTTGGGCTCTTGCCATTTGAACCGGATCTTGTTTAGGGAACCACCAGCGATGGGAAGGAGAGATTTCAGTGGCTCAGccttcacccctcccccttttccaaAGGCGCCACAAATCGCCAATTTTCTGGCTAGCTGGGGCCGGGGTGGGGGGTGCGCGCGGGGCGTGGGGAGGTAGGAACCGGTGAATGTTAAagaggattcttttttttccctcctccttctttctgttttgttttctttctcaccccAGCggccccttcccccccccccccccgcgccttAAGATGCAATTTGTTAAAACGGCCCTTTCAAGTGTGTGGACTCGAGAACGACGAGGTGGCCCTTTGTATGTAAATACTGAGGGAGGAAAAAAGCTCTCCCCATCTTTGCAATTAATTGACACGTTACACCTCTCATCTTGCTCTAGAGGGCCGTTGGCTGGGAGCGCAGAGCTCCCCAAAACCCACAATTTCACATCTGCAAATACTGTCTTCATCCACTTGACTCCCAAGACCCGCCCACACGTGGCCAACCTTTGCGTTTTTAATGTCTCTTcccccccaccctttttttttcaCCCCTCTCTCGCTCCCTCgatccccctccctcccacccttcctctttctccccctcccccctccccaggttCGTGAGTGGAGCCCAGCCTTATATGGACTGATCGCTTGGGCAATGGCCCATTTTTTCCTCGCCACCAGCCGCCACCGCGCGCGGAGCGGCCGCCGGAGCCCAAGCTGACGGCACCTTGGCACCTCTCCTGGAGTTACAAACTGAGGCCGCGCGGCGCTGGGCGCGCAGGCCGCCAGTCACTGCGTACATTTCCGCGTGCTTTCTGAGAAGAGAGGAGGCGCAGGGTgggctttattatttttccctcttcccttttcccacagTGTCCTCctctcattttaaataataattattccaATAATTAaaacccatcccccatccctcccccctttccttcccttaacccccctcccccgcccgcccGGGCTGGGGAGCGCCAGGAATTGACCAAGTGAAGCTACAACTTTGCTGCATAAATTGCGGGGTCCGGAACCATGTCGCTGACCAACACAAAGACGGGGTTTTCAGTCAAGGACATCTTGGACCTTCCGGACACCAACGATGAGGAAGGCTCTGTGGCCGAAGGGCCGGAGGAGGAAAGTGAAGGGCCGGAACCCGCCAAGAGGACCGGGCCGCTGGGGCAGGGCGCCCTGGACGCTGTGCAGAGCCTTCCTCTAAAGAGCCCTTTCTACGACAGCAACGACAACCCCTACACTCGCTGGCTGGCCAGCACCGAGGGCCTCCAGTACTCCCGTAAGTAGCGAAACTTGGCTGCAAGGGCTCTAGAGGGCTGCCTCCATTgctgaggcagcaggcagggtggACGCTGGGAGTTAAGGGGAAGAAGCCATTTAAGATCCAAGTTCCCATCCCGGATCCTAAAGATTCTGAAACATTTGTTTAGGATGCCCTTTTACCTCCTCAGTAATCATCCTTCCCAGTCCCTGCAGAATAGTTGATGTCATACTTTTTTTCCACGTGAGACATtaaagcagaggacacagatgCTTCCTAAGGGCTGGTTAGAGATGTCAACCGGACTGATGGCTCTGGCAGGAGTCCTCTGGACTCAGTTGACCCAGAGGGTTTGACTTAGCTCCCCTGAACCAGCCAGGGGTCAGGGTCTGGCTAGCGGTAGAGGATGGAGGAGGCTTCTGGTTTAAGTAGCTCATCCTGCCCTGCATGATTGTAAAGAAACTGTGTGGTGCACGGGgcagcaaatgtgtgtgtgtgtgtgtgtgtgtgtgtgtgtgtgtgtgtgtgtccagaaagCCGGAAAGCAAAAGCCCCCCAAACCTGCTTTACCCCGCCAAGCCATCAATGCCGGGATTGtgaggttttccttttaaaaatctgcCCACGTCTCTCCAGAGAGGAAACGGTTTAAGGGGGCCGGAGCCCTTAACCTTCAACGATAGATCGTCCACACTCTACCCCGCACTAAATTCTTCTCATAGTGTATGAACCCCTAGAAACTTGAACCTCAGAGCCCCCACTGCGCAGACTCTCCTCTAGCGGACCCCGACGGCTTCCTCAGGCGCTGAGCCGGGCGGGGATTACTGTAAAAGCCTTGGGTCCGGGCTGTCCAGGGCCACAGGCCCAcagaagatccctggggctccggGTGGCCCAGGTGGCACTCGGCCTCCAGGCGCCTGATGCgcttctctccccctccatcccaccCAGTGCACGGGCTGGCGGCCAGCGCTCCCCCCCAAGACTCCAGCTCCAAGTCCCCAGAGCCCTCGGCTGACGAGTCACCGGACAATGACAAGGAGACCCCGGGCGGCGGGGGAGACGCAGGCAAGAAGCGGAAGCGCCGAGTTCTCTTCTCCAAAGCACAGACCTACGAGCTGGAGCGGCGCTTCCGGCAGCAGCGGTACCTGTCAGCGCCCGAGCGAGAGCACCTGGCCAGCCTCATCCGCCTCACGCCCACGCAGGTTAAGATCTGGTTCCAGAACCATCGCTACAAGATGAAGCGTGCCCGGGCCGAGAAAGGTATGGAGGTGACACCCCTGCCCTCGCCGCGCCGCGTGGCAGTGCCCGTCTTGGTCAGGGATGGCAAACCGTGCCACGCGCTCAAAGCCCAGGACCTGGCAGCGGCCACCTTCCAGGCTGGCATCCCCTTTTCCGCCTACAGCGCGCAGTCGCTGCAGCACATGCAGTACAACGCCCAGTACAGCTCGGCCAGCACCCCCCAGTACCCGACAGCACACCCCCTGGTCCAGGCCCAGCAGTGGACTTGGTGAGCACCGACCCTCCAGGACTCGAGGCCGTAGGCCCTGGCCCCACCCCAACCgcggcggtggcgaggaggactCGATCCTTACCAcggttgttgttattattattataattattattatagcGTTGAGTCGACGCTCGGCTCAGTTGAGGAGGCACCGCGAGGTTGACTGTGTCTCCTCAGAGTGGCAGATtccatctcctgactctgccccatccctccctcctttgaaCCTTTGGAGAGGATAGAACTCTTAAATCGTGTTTACAGAATGTTTGCGCAGCTTCgcttctttgcctctctctctgagGGGACCAAACTATCCCAACGTTAACGTCGTCActtgaaaagagaaaggacaagCCCCATCCCCCGCACTGCTTTCGtgaattttgtaaaatatgtttGTGTGAGTAGCGATATTGTCAGCCTCTTAAGCAAGTGGAGAACACTTTAAAATAtagaggatttctttttttatataagaaaatgcaaaaatatttatggCCATGTACATGTTCCGACAACTGGTGGCAGATTTCGCTCTTCGTTGTAAATATCGCTGGTGACCGTTGCCAGATGACCTCCCGGATGGGCCTGTATCCCCATCAGGTCTAACTCTCCTTGTCCTTTGTTTTGGATGGGTTATGTTTGAGTTGCCTccgtttttcttttttctttttgttttaatttgttcaGTGCAAACATTTTTCAACTATAAAAAGGAAAACCTGTGTAGGCGAGACATCCCCCGGCCCCATTTTCCGGATCCTGAGCCCTGGAGCTTGAAACTCAGAAGCTCCGAGTGGTTCCCCAAGAGCGCCGGGCGCTAAaagctttcaatttttttaaataagaattttaataaaaatcctgtgttaaaaaaaaaaaaagcaagcccagCTCTCCGATTTGTTTGACTTTATCTCCCTGCCTGCCGGGAGAGGGTAGCATTAAGTCTGGAGCTTGGACCGGCTGTGTTCTGAGCTGGTACTGGTTTCCTCTCCCAGCCCAGGGACTGGGGGCGGATACCCAGGCGGTGGAGGATCACCCGAGATAGGCCTCTTCCGGACAGACCAGGACAGTCAGTGCAGGACCGGGTCAGCTTGGCCTTCAGCCTGCTAGCCGGTGGTCCAAAGTCCTTGCTGGCCCTAGCGCTTGAGGGCCTCTGTGCGCTCTCTGAATCCCCAACAGGGGGAGGAAAAGTGACTTTGGGTAACGCCAAACAAGGAGAGCGAGCCCCCCTCGCTCGCCCAAATCGACGAGTGGCTCCTTCAGCCTGAAAAGCTGTTGAAGCCACTACACTCGATGACTTTCACTTTGTTGATTTTGATTTACCCCTTGCtaagggaggggggggggaaagtGCGTCTGAGGTTGAGTCTGATggctttctctttacttttcaaTATCTGTGTACCAAGTTGAGGCCTAGCTGACCTCTTTAAGGCCTCAGCGCCGGAGTGAGGGTGGGAGAGGTAAGATTGGGGCTTCTGAGGCTTTGCCTGTCAGTAACAACTCGCTGGGTCTTGGGCACACAACCAGGTGTTGCTGGTCCCTCCTCCAAACTCTTCAGTCGGAAGAGCCGGGGAAGAGAGCTGGCTTACTGGCGATCTTAGGCAATCCGGCCTTATTACGGATGCCCCATCATTTCGTGGAGTTGGGTCTCACCGGGCTAGTTCTTGGTTTCTTGGTTGTGGCTCTGGGTGAATGGTTAGAGAGCAGAGGTCGGAGTAGAGCAGAAATCTCGTCACCAGGGTTCGGGTAGGAGGACAGGCAAGTCACACAGTTCCGTCCCGAGAGGTTGGATCTGTCCTTCTTCCTTCACAGAGAACTAAGCTAGTTGCTTGATCCCGGAGCACATAAGGTCCTGAGGGCGAGCGTCTCAGGGAGCCAGGCAGACTGGTGAGTACACACCTTTCTGCTCTGTCTCACTCACGGGCTTCGTGAGTCAGAACCCAGCCATCGCTGAGCTGCCCGAGGTTTATTTGGATATGGTGTCTATCCCTCCCACTCTGAGGCTAGGGGCAGGAGGAGGTGAGCAAAAGGAGCCATccaagttgatttttttcccctttccccttcaagTTGGTGATCAGATTTAATTCACTATCTAAAGCAAACATGATTATCCTTGTGACCAAATCTGCACAACGCACCCAGGGACGCGATTACACTTCATTCTGCCTTGTgcccacacacacccatcactgAGGGCACCGGAGTCTTTCTAATAACTCACTACAAGTCCTTTCCCATCTCTGGTTCACCTCTGGGAAGGGGACAGTTCCCCTAAATGCTGAAAAGTCTCCCTTTGTTCTATGAACAAGCTTGGAAACTGTGggggtttgttttgctgtttgtaaaAGCCAGGGAATTCACTGCTGTGCGGTATGAAAGGCAGATGCCTAATCTGCTCTGGAACCAACCACTCACTATCCCATGTGCAACTTCTCCTAAGCCCCAGGTCTCTGGGGTTGTCCGGAGCCCTAATGGGCAGCCCTGGAGGGATGAGGGATGAGTGTTCTCGGTCCAGGCTTTTGGCCACAATCCTAAGCGCCTCTCCGACCTCCAAGGGTGTGTGAAGGACCAAACTCTTGCAGGTTTCCACTGCCTGGTAGGTTAAGGCCCACAGGCCTGCGCTCTCAGTAAGTGCACTTGCGAGTCCCCGGAGGTGGACCGTGCGCCCGCCCCCTCTCTGTCCTCAGGTCCCCAAGGAGTCAATAAAAGCTCCGGTGGAGCCCTGTGTGGCCCTAACCCTAGCGCCCTGGGAGCGCACCCAGCGCGGGGTCCGCTTCGGCAGTCTATCTTCGCCCAATCTACAGAGGGCCGCACAAAACCGCACAATGGGAAAGCTGGGAGCTGGAGATGTTAGAGGCGTGCATAttaaaaaggaacagagaaaggatcgcagaggacagagaggggaagagagtgaAGCCCCCCCAGCCCCCCACCCGCACCATTCAGCGCGCTTATCGCGGGCAGTGAATCCCGGAGTCAGGCAGAAGTCTCCTTGGGGTTTTGTTGGGCCTGTCACTGGGTCCCTTTGTCATCCGCGGACTCCATGCTGGATTCCATATGGCCAGCTGGGCCGAGGGAGCGCGAGGAGGGACCCGCACAAAACCCAAATTGTGTCCGGCTTTCAAACCCTGTATTGTTGTCTGTGAAAGGAAGACGCATTAAAAATTCGTGCTATATCTAttggggaggaggatggaggaggggaaaaaagccaCCCTGTCTTTGATGGCTTCAGAGGGCGCTTACCCTGCCTAGGCCCCAtgacacacagtctctctctctctctctctctctctctctctctctctctctctctctctcacacacacacacacacacacacacacacacacacacgcgcgcggtTTGGACCCCTGGTGTGCACTGTGTCAGATGACAGCTAGGCTCCCACTGGCAGAGTATCCCATGCTGAAGCCATTGGGCAGGCCTGAGGTGCCCAGGGCCTAGTTATTCTCTGACTTTCCTAGGGCTTCTGGGTTTTGGAGTATATGCAGACCCAGTCCCATGTGTCCGTGCACTCCTGGCCCGATGGTGAGAGGGCCTCTTACGTAGTTCTGGCAAGACCCAAGAAGCAGAGGGTCCCAAGGGGTTGCTCAGCCCAGCTAGACTGCACCACAGCCAAGGCAGCTTGCATGACTTGATTTCCAAGGCCAGCTAGGCTTGAACTACAGAGGCATAACCTGCTGGCATCTTAGTGCCTAGGAGAGCCAGTTTAGAAACTTACTCCTCAGCCTTCACCTGAAGAGACTCTCCTTAATTTTCAATGTCTCCTGTTCAATGAGCAGTGTTTAGAAGAAACACACCCCATGTGGCCTTCCCTAAGCAGACAGGGTAGAACAACCCCTACAAACATCACCCAAATATGCGGCATGTTTTCTAATCAAAAAGGCTTCAGACTGGGTCGTGGGAATAAAACAGAAGGTAGATGCCTTTCTCTGAAGACAACCGTACCCTAATGAGCACCACTAAGTTGACGAAAATGTCAAATTACCTTAAGttcatttcccttctcctctcgCGTGCTTAGAACCGCCATCACAGTAGATAATGCCACAGAGCCAGCACCACCTTCTTAACGTTTTCCTCTCGCTCCCACCAGGGAAATAACTTATTTTCCTTACCTATTGACTGTTGGGCTTAGTTGAGACCTGGCGTGTATTTCTCCAGCCTTTTCAAGAGCCTGCCCATTGAAAAGCTAATCCAATATTTGCGGAGCATAAGGACATTTCTCAAACGTATTTATTAAGGCCCATCGTTTCGTGATCACTTGGACGGAAGACAAGGGCCAGGGAAAGAGTGTTGAGGTGTCCCACACCCCACCAGGGAGGGCTGGTCTCTCTCCACCTCTAACTTAGAAGCTGGGTGCAAACTTGTGGGATGCTGGCGTTCCCCTCCCAGTGCTTAAGTGGCATTGGATTAGATATTGTGTTGGGTGGTATTTCAGGAAATATGTACTTGTGGCTTCCCGAGAGGCCAGGCGCACTGACACTCTAAACCTCGTCGATATATCATCTTTTATCCAGGATCTGCAAATAAACCCTGATCCCCTCGGAGCATTAGAGCTGCCGCTATCTCGCAAGGAAGCGATCTGAGTTTTATTGCTTTCGCCAAcgccccgacacacacacacacacacacacacacacacacacacacacacagagagagagagagaggggatttTAAAAGCCTCTATTTTTCACTCCCAGGGCATCATTATTAAAAGAGGCGGATAGGTCTCAGCGCCGCCATCAGAGCAAGTGCGGAAAAGCGGTCTTGCAAGTGAATTTTTCCTCTGCTTAGCGAACCACGTGGGGTGGGAAAAGCTAGGATTTTTCGTTCGCCACCGCTAGGAGGCGCCCGAGCACTTTTCTCCCCGCAAATCGCTAAGGGACCCATGAAGTCCCTCTGTCCCTGGAACGCAGCCGCAGCCAGACGCAGTTCCACTACCGAAGACCCCCAGCTGCTCTCGACCAAAGTGCAGTCTCAGGTCCAAGCCCCCTAAGCCGACCGACAAGGAGTCAGTCTCGGAACTAGAGTTAGAGTCTGACCATGGGAACAGCTGTTCCATCTTCATTTGTCGGAGTGGCCTGGCAAGTGAACGTCCTCCGGGGACATCTCCATTTGTTCACACAACCTCTTCTGGGTTGcagccctccctttcctccatttccgTGCTCTCTGAAGTCTCCAATTCACAAACCTCAGCAAACTGGTCCCATGAGTCAGGAATGTGCTGAGCTCTTGGGTATTCCCTCTTGTGGCACCCAGGCGCAGTCCCCCTGATCCTGAGCTGTCCCAGACCACTGTAGATGACTGCGGAGCAGGTAGCTCTGTAAGAATGTAATGGAGGGTGTCCAAGTTTTTTGAGAGTCCAGAGAATTCTGACTTTGGTCCAATTCTTTACCCCTTTAGCGAGAGGTACTAGGAAGAAGAAACCTTCACCTTTCGGCCTCTAATAATTTTTCCTCCAGGTGATCCTGTTCATCCCTCAAATCCAGTTAGGCTGCAATGCATATTACAGAccagaaaggcaaagagagaagctTTGCCTTCACACAGAAAGCCTCGCAGTAGCGTGGTCTTACCACCAGGGGCTAGGACGCCGCACCGGTACTTCGGAGGCTTATAGAGAAAGGCAGGAACACCCCATCCCGTAAAAGTATACCAACCCTGTGCCAAGGCCTAAACTACAACGCAGAGGATGAGGCGAGGGGTGGGGAATCcggaaagaaaaagatacaagAGTAGGGATGCCTTCCACCTTCACCCATACCCGGGTGCCTTTCCAAGAAATTGGAGGTAGGCTAGTAGACTGGGAGCCAAGATTATATTCTAGACTTCTCCCCAATAATTCAcacagcctcccccccccacaaaaaaaaaaaccaatatgcAACCCCTCTGTAGCTCCAGAGACTGATCTCTTAAGCCAGTGTTTCAAAACCTTCCGGGTGGATGCCAGGACCGAGGCTGTAGTGCCTGGAGTGTCCGCAGGGTGGCGAGATTGGATAAGAAAAGATTTTCAGGTCGGAGGACGACACAGGCCTGGGAGCGCCTTTTGGACATCTGTGGATTTGAGGGATGTCTGGGTAGGGTCCCTTTACAGTAGGGCTGCAATTTCGAAGAAAGAACTACAATTCTTTGTCTTTGTGCTTGTTCCCCAGAGTGTGATGGAGAGATTCATGGTATCCAACCTTTTCCTTCCGTTCTTCCTCCTTGCTGATGCTAAACATCTTTCTACTCCTCCAAAATGTCCCCTTGTTCCAGGAAAATGTGATTTATTCTAATTTACAAAAACCCTGGCACCTGTCAGTAATTAATTGGAAACCATTGGAGGtacctctttctttctatttttctttcttttgcatctatgatgttttgggggtttttttgtttgttttttgtttttgttttttggtttttcgagacagggtttctctgtggctttggagcctgtcctggatctagctctgtagaccaggctggtctcgaactcacataaaGTGGTAAGAGCAAGCAGCAGGTCTCTGACATCATGGCGGCGATGTGCAAAAGCGCCTCGCAGGTGCCTCCCCCACATCACCTTGTCTGACAGTAACAATTCATTCTGCACATGACACTGGGTTCCTGAGAGGCTACACTCTCAACACACAGGGGCCAGAGGAACAGcgacagcaacaacaacaaagtcctGGGAGCAGAGGACACATCCATCCCATTTCAGGTGAAGATTGGGCAAGAGTGGGAGGGAGCTCCCTCCTGCACTGCAGAATTAGCTGGAaagctgatgtgggaggtccttctgtatatgtgttgctttcattggttgatgaataaatctgttttggccaatggcctagcagagtaaagccagacaggaaatctgaacagatatatatatatatagagagagagagagtaggtggagtcaagcag contains the following coding sequences:
- the Nkx2-2 gene encoding homeobox protein Nkx-2.2, yielding MSLTNTKTGFSVKDILDLPDTNDEEGSVAEGPEEESEGPEPAKRTGPLGQGALDAVQSLPLKSPFYDSNDNPYTRWLASTEGLQYSLHGLAASAPPQDSSSKSPEPSADESPDNDKETPGGGGDAGKKRKRRVLFSKAQTYELERRFRQQRYLSAPEREHLASLIRLTPTQVKIWFQNHRYKMKRARAEKGMEVTPLPSPRRVAVPVLVRDGKPCHALKAQDLAAATFQAGIPFSAYSAQSLQHMQYNAQYSSASTPQYPTAHPLVQAQQWTW